From Yersinia hibernica, a single genomic window includes:
- a CDS encoding PhoPQ-activated pathogenicity-related family protein, whose protein sequence is MPHYLTALLCGLPWLLTASCLAQADVESTQCSNINFSQVLSSYKAKLATEPLSYTLLSQENLPGLEWRRYQLTSQHWAPDNLVSPAAWQHQVEVFIPSSNTSTQGLVVINNGINHATGTVPASGPTDFPLDALQNIARQTNTVVIAISTIPNQYLEYQQDGEPRKEDVSVARSWSLFMAAPESRAILPLQVPMAAAVSQAMTMAQQALPEQALDSFIVTGLSKRGWTTWLTAIADARVSAIAPFVIDLLDTRAALEHMYQSYGGNWPIAFAPYYLDEIDKKLDTAGFTKLMQVIDPLQYMGTEYQSRLSIPKYIINASGDDFYVPDNTDFYYEKLPGEKVLRVAPNSSHYGIKAFSEQSLIPFVNRLRQSTPLPHINTSIGMKDKVQTLTVKLSETLDKVLLWSASNSAARDFRYACDVQYTAFPLALTAENTLDIALTAPSSGWQATFVEATFSDGFVATTPVYVLPKEVYPTTAPPTGGVACKTLPGRNLIAIQDTATTEGATPVEG, encoded by the coding sequence ATGCCTCATTATTTAACTGCTTTGCTCTGTGGATTGCCATGGTTGCTCACGGCCAGTTGCTTGGCACAAGCGGATGTTGAATCAACCCAATGCAGCAATATTAATTTTTCTCAGGTTTTGTCCAGCTACAAGGCGAAATTAGCCACGGAACCGCTGAGTTACACTTTACTCAGTCAGGAGAATTTACCGGGGCTTGAATGGCGTCGCTACCAACTGACTTCTCAACATTGGGCCCCTGATAATTTAGTCTCTCCCGCCGCTTGGCAGCATCAGGTCGAGGTCTTTATTCCAAGTAGCAACACATCGACACAAGGGCTGGTGGTGATTAATAATGGGATTAACCACGCCACTGGCACCGTTCCAGCATCTGGGCCGACGGATTTTCCCCTCGATGCACTGCAAAATATTGCCCGCCAAACCAACACGGTGGTGATAGCGATTAGCACCATTCCCAATCAGTATCTTGAGTATCAGCAGGATGGCGAACCCCGCAAAGAGGATGTCAGTGTGGCCCGTAGCTGGTCTCTATTTATGGCCGCCCCTGAGTCCCGCGCTATATTGCCCTTGCAGGTGCCCATGGCGGCAGCTGTTTCTCAGGCGATGACCATGGCTCAACAAGCTTTGCCGGAACAAGCATTAGACAGTTTTATTGTCACGGGGCTATCCAAACGCGGTTGGACGACTTGGCTGACGGCGATTGCCGACGCCCGAGTGAGTGCTATCGCGCCCTTTGTTATTGATCTGCTGGATACCCGCGCCGCATTGGAACATATGTATCAATCTTATGGCGGTAACTGGCCGATAGCTTTTGCCCCTTATTATCTGGACGAGATTGATAAGAAGCTGGATACAGCGGGCTTTACTAAATTGATGCAGGTTATCGATCCTCTCCAATACATGGGAACTGAGTATCAGTCCCGGCTAAGTATTCCGAAATATATTATCAATGCCAGCGGCGATGATTTTTACGTGCCTGATAACACAGACTTTTACTACGAAAAATTACCGGGGGAGAAAGTCCTGCGAGTTGCCCCCAACTCCAGCCACTATGGTATTAAAGCGTTTAGCGAACAGTCACTGATTCCATTTGTTAATCGCCTGCGACAATCCACGCCCTTACCACACATAAATACCAGTATTGGCATGAAAGATAAGGTGCAAACATTGACGGTGAAGTTGTCCGAGACTCTGGATAAAGTCTTGCTATGGAGTGCCAGCAACAGTGCCGCGCGTGATTTTCGTTATGCTTGCGATGTGCAATACACCGCCTTTCCACTGGCGCTAACAGCAGAGAATACCCTTGATATCGCGCTTACGGCCCCCTCATCTGGCTGGCAGGCCACTTTTGTTGAGGCGACTTTCAGTGATGGTTTTGTCGCCACCACGCCGGTTTATGTCTTACCCAAAGAGGTCTACCCCACGACGGCACCGCCTACTGGCGGGGTGGCCTGCAAAACATTGCCGGGGCGTAATCTCATCGCCATACAAGATACAGCCACGACCGAGGGCGCAACACCGGTCGAGGGGTAA
- a CDS encoding CidA/LrgA family protein, with protein MSLALHRFAPAVLSRLQVPVQVALYAGLFVIADQLVRVFHLPLPANIVGMLLLLVMIMLRILPVRWVQAGSRWLLAEMLLFFVPAVVAVVNYAQLIMVEGWKIFAVIAVSTSLTLAATGLVVDRVYRFEVWLQRRKSHHE; from the coding sequence ATGTCATTGGCGTTACACCGTTTTGCGCCTGCTGTTCTTTCGCGGCTACAGGTGCCGGTTCAGGTGGCGTTATATGCCGGGTTATTTGTTATTGCAGACCAACTGGTGAGAGTTTTCCACCTGCCATTGCCCGCCAATATTGTCGGCATGTTATTGCTGCTGGTGATGATTATGCTGCGGATCCTGCCGGTGCGCTGGGTTCAGGCAGGCTCGCGCTGGCTGTTGGCTGAAATGCTATTGTTCTTTGTTCCCGCGGTGGTCGCCGTGGTGAATTATGCGCAATTAATCATGGTGGAGGGCTGGAAAATTTTCGCAGTTATTGCGGTCAGTACCTCGCTAACCCTTGCTGCAACTGGCTTGGTGGTTGATCGGGTTTACCGTTTTGAGGTGTGGCTACAACGCCGCAAATCTCATCATGAATGA
- a CDS encoding amino acid ABC transporter permease, translating into MSQRPTAKGAFALTNPAVRAWVYQIIALLILIGCGAYLIHNTITNLSTRGITSGFAFLNNSAGFGIVQHLIDYEQGDSYGRVFLVGLFNTLLVSVLCIFFASILGFFLGLARLSDNWLLRKLSTIYIETFRNIPPLLQIFFWYFAVLRNLPGPRQSLDAFGVAFLSNRGLYLPSPEFAAGFMPALIALLLAALAIFALYRYNHFRQLHTGQFHRTWPAGLLLLIALPALAHWLYGPALHWDLPQLRGFNFKGGLVLIPELAALTLALSVYTSTFIAEVIRSGIQSVPHGQHEAARSLALPNTVTLRQVILPQALRVIIPPLTSQYLNIVKNSSLAAAIGYPDMVSLFAGTVLNQTGQAIETIAITMSVYLVISLSISFLMNLYNRRIALVER; encoded by the coding sequence ATGTCACAACGCCCAACCGCCAAAGGTGCCTTTGCGCTGACCAACCCAGCGGTGCGCGCCTGGGTGTATCAAATTATCGCGCTATTGATACTGATCGGATGCGGTGCGTACCTGATCCATAACACTATTACCAATTTATCAACCCGGGGCATCACCTCCGGTTTTGCTTTCCTGAATAACAGCGCCGGTTTTGGCATTGTTCAGCATCTTATCGACTATGAGCAGGGCGATAGCTATGGGCGAGTCTTTCTAGTCGGGCTATTCAATACCTTGCTGGTATCCGTATTATGTATTTTCTTTGCCTCAATATTAGGCTTCTTTCTGGGATTGGCGCGTTTGTCTGATAACTGGTTATTGCGCAAATTATCGACAATCTACATTGAGACATTCCGTAATATTCCACCGCTACTGCAAATTTTCTTCTGGTATTTCGCCGTGTTGCGCAATCTACCGGGGCCAAGACAGAGTTTGGATGCCTTCGGCGTCGCATTCCTGAGTAATCGTGGTTTATATCTGCCGTCCCCGGAGTTCGCTGCCGGTTTTATGCCAGCGCTCATCGCCTTGCTACTGGCCGCTCTCGCCATTTTTGCCCTCTATCGCTATAACCATTTTCGTCAGTTACATACCGGGCAATTCCACCGCACCTGGCCTGCGGGCTTGCTGTTATTGATAGCCCTGCCCGCACTGGCTCATTGGCTATATGGCCCGGCGTTACACTGGGATTTGCCACAGTTACGGGGTTTTAACTTTAAAGGCGGGCTGGTGCTGATTCCTGAATTGGCCGCCTTAACACTGGCGCTGTCAGTTTATACCTCGACCTTTATTGCCGAAGTTATTCGCTCGGGTATTCAGTCTGTGCCACATGGCCAGCATGAGGCCGCGCGCTCATTGGCGTTGCCTAATACCGTGACCTTGCGCCAAGTGATTTTGCCGCAAGCGCTGCGCGTCATCATCCCACCACTGACCAGCCAATATCTGAATATTGTCAAAAACTCTTCGCTGGCGGCGGCAATCGGCTACCCAGATATGGTGTCGCTGTTTGCCGGTACCGTGCTGAATCAAACCGGCCAGGCGATAGAAACCATTGCCATTACCATGTCGGTCTATTTGGTTATCAGCTTGTCCATTTCATTTTTAATGAATCTCTACAACCGGCGTATTGCGCTGGTCGAGCGCTAA
- a CDS encoding amino acid ABC transporter ATP-binding protein, which produces MSDNQLTKNDKMMITLENVNKWYGQFHVLKDINLFVRPGERIVLCGPSGSGKSTTIRCINHLEEHQEGRIRVDGIELNDDLRNIERVRTEVGMVFQHFNLFPHLTVMQNCTLAPSWVRKMPKKEADELAMHYLARVRIAEHAHKFPGQLSGGQQQRVAIARSLCMKPKIMLFDEPTSALDPEMVKEVLDTMISLAHEGMTMLCVTHEMGFARTVADRVIFMDRGEIVEQAPPAEFFSNPKSERTQAFLAQVIH; this is translated from the coding sequence ATGAGCGACAATCAGCTAACCAAAAATGATAAAATGATGATTACACTGGAGAATGTTAATAAATGGTATGGGCAATTCCATGTCCTGAAAGACATCAATTTGTTTGTACGCCCCGGCGAACGCATTGTGTTATGCGGCCCTTCTGGCTCGGGAAAATCCACGACCATTCGCTGCATTAATCACTTGGAAGAGCATCAAGAGGGAAGAATCAGGGTAGACGGAATCGAGCTGAATGACGATTTACGCAACATTGAGCGAGTTCGCACCGAGGTCGGCATGGTGTTTCAGCACTTTAATTTGTTCCCGCACTTAACCGTCATGCAGAACTGCACTCTGGCCCCAAGTTGGGTGCGGAAAATGCCGAAGAAAGAAGCCGATGAGCTGGCAATGCATTATTTGGCGCGAGTGCGCATAGCTGAACATGCGCATAAATTCCCCGGCCAGCTATCCGGCGGACAGCAGCAGCGAGTGGCCATTGCCCGCTCTTTGTGCATGAAACCTAAAATTATGTTATTCGATGAGCCGACGTCAGCACTGGACCCAGAGATGGTGAAAGAGGTGCTCGATACCATGATAAGTCTGGCGCACGAGGGGATGACCATGCTGTGCGTCACCCACGAAATGGGCTTTGCCCGCACTGTCGCAGATAGGGTCATTTTTATGGATCGCGGCGAAATTGTTGAGCAAGCGCCACCGGCTGAATTCTTCTCTAACCCGAAATCAGAACGTACCCAAGCATTCTTAGCACAGGTTATTCATTAA
- a CDS encoding LrgB family protein, which translates to MNDFIISIGCFLATLALYFANKKLYRRCRSLLLMPLVLTPMVLVVLLVVTHISYQDYIGETHWLLWLLGPATIAFAVPVYENLSIIRRHWLSLTAGVITAITVAVVSSVWLAQLLTLSEEVQRSLAVRSITTPFALEAAKQLGGQPDLVALFVVITGVFGMAVGDLLFLRLSVRSGLAKGAGLGASSHGAGTAKAYEMGQQEGVVSSLVMMLAGIITVISAPLIGHILW; encoded by the coding sequence ATGAATGATTTTATTATCAGCATCGGGTGTTTCCTGGCGACGCTGGCACTTTATTTCGCCAATAAAAAACTTTATCGCCGCTGTCGGTCATTATTATTGATGCCCTTGGTGTTAACCCCCATGGTGTTGGTGGTGTTGCTGGTGGTCACCCATATCTCTTATCAGGATTATATTGGTGAGACGCACTGGTTATTGTGGTTGCTCGGGCCGGCAACCATCGCGTTTGCCGTGCCGGTTTATGAGAATCTCTCGATTATCCGCCGCCACTGGCTGTCTCTCACTGCTGGCGTTATCACGGCGATTACTGTGGCGGTGGTCAGTTCGGTGTGGTTGGCGCAGTTATTGACGCTCTCGGAAGAAGTGCAACGCAGTTTGGCGGTGCGCTCAATTACTACCCCTTTTGCGCTCGAGGCCGCAAAACAGTTAGGTGGGCAGCCGGATTTGGTCGCGCTGTTTGTGGTGATTACCGGGGTGTTTGGCATGGCGGTCGGGGATTTGCTGTTTTTGCGTCTTTCTGTGCGCAGTGGGTTGGCGAAAGGCGCCGGTCTTGGTGCTTCTTCGCATGGCGCAGGGACAGCAAAAGCCTATGAAATGGGGCAGCAAGAGGGGGTAGTATCCAGCCTGGTGATGATGTTGGCTGGCATTATTACTGTCATTAGCGCTCCCTTGATTGGGCATATATTGTGGTAG
- the lpxP gene encoding kdo(2)-lipid IV(A) palmitoleoyltransferase, translated as MIKPQKFHISLLHPRYWLTWFGLGVLFLLVQLPYPILNKLGIWLGRTSMRFLKRRVSIARRNLELCFPDMDKTTLERTIVGNFESLGMGLLETGMAWFWPDARVKRWFTVSGLNHLKKAQEGKRGVLVIGVHFMSLELGGRVMGQCQPMMAMYRPHNNKVMELVQTWGRMRSNKAMLDRKDLRGMVQALKKGEAVWFAPDQDYGPRGSVFAPLFAVNQAATTSGTFMLARLAKPALLPLVLLRKTDGSGYDLLIQPALEDYPIDDEIAAARYMNKVIEKEIMRAPEQYLWLHRRFKTRPVGETSLY; from the coding sequence ATGATAAAGCCGCAGAAATTCCATATTTCCCTGCTCCACCCGCGCTATTGGCTGACTTGGTTTGGCCTCGGCGTGCTGTTTTTGTTAGTCCAATTGCCCTATCCAATCCTAAATAAATTAGGCATTTGGCTCGGGCGCACCTCCATGCGTTTTCTCAAACGGCGGGTTTCTATTGCCCGACGTAACCTCGAACTCTGTTTCCCTGATATGGATAAAACTACCCTCGAGCGGACGATTGTCGGTAATTTCGAATCCTTGGGCATGGGGTTGCTGGAAACCGGTATGGCATGGTTTTGGCCCGATGCTCGAGTAAAGCGCTGGTTTACCGTCTCCGGCCTGAATCACCTGAAAAAGGCCCAAGAGGGCAAACGCGGAGTCTTAGTCATTGGCGTTCATTTTATGTCGCTGGAACTCGGCGGCCGCGTCATGGGCCAATGTCAGCCAATGATGGCAATGTATCGTCCACACAATAACAAAGTGATGGAGTTAGTGCAGACTTGGGGCCGGATGCGCTCCAATAAAGCCATGTTGGACCGTAAAGACCTGCGTGGCATGGTGCAAGCCCTGAAAAAAGGTGAGGCCGTTTGGTTCGCGCCAGATCAAGATTACGGCCCGCGTGGCAGTGTTTTCGCACCTTTGTTTGCCGTTAATCAAGCCGCCACGACCAGTGGTACGTTTATGTTAGCCCGCTTAGCGAAACCGGCCTTATTGCCATTAGTGTTACTGCGCAAAACAGACGGCAGCGGCTATGACCTGCTTATCCAGCCAGCACTGGAAGACTATCCGATTGATGACGAGATAGCGGCAGCTCGTTACATGAATAAAGTGATTGAAAAAGAAATCATGCGTGCCCCCGAGCAATATCTTTGGTTGCACCGCCGCTTTAAAACTCGCCCGGTGGGTGAAACATCACTCTATTAA
- a CDS encoding Na+/H+ antiporter, with protein sequence MEIFFTILILILVVSLSGVVTRMLPFQIPLPLMQIVCGALLAFPHFGLHVDFDPELFLVLFIPPLLFADGWKTPTREFIHHGREILGLALALVLVTVVGIGYLIYWMVPGIPLVAAFALAAVLSPTDAVALSGIVGKGRIPKSIMGVLEGEALMNDASGLVALKFAIAVAMGTMVFSVSGATLEFLKVAIGGLLAGVAVTWLYSKSLRLMSRWSGDDPATQIVLLLLLPFASYLIAEHIGVSGILAAVAAGMTISQSGVIRNAPLTMRLRADSVWSMLEFVFNGMVFILLGLQLPGILETSIVQAELDPTIQTWNLFADVAIIYGALLVLRFGWLWSMKRISKRLLAKRPLEFSNYTTRELWVASFAGVRGAITLAGVLSIPLFLSDGSAFPSRYQLVFIATGVILLSVIVGVIALPPLLRGVTMADKSVSREEVRLARAAAAEVAIVSLNKMEERLAASSEENIDPELLKEVSSRVIGTLRRRTGSKDEIENTLLIENLERRFRLTALRAERGELYHLRATQKISNETLQKLLHDLDLLEALLIEKES encoded by the coding sequence ATGGAAATCTTTTTTACAATCCTCATCCTGATTTTGGTGGTGTCGCTTTCCGGCGTGGTCACCCGGATGTTGCCGTTTCAAATCCCCCTCCCACTGATGCAGATTGTTTGTGGTGCCTTGTTGGCCTTCCCCCACTTTGGTTTGCATGTCGATTTTGACCCCGAATTATTCTTGGTGCTGTTTATTCCGCCGCTGCTGTTTGCTGATGGCTGGAAAACACCGACCAGGGAGTTTATTCATCATGGGCGGGAAATATTGGGTCTGGCCTTGGCCTTGGTGTTGGTCACGGTGGTGGGGATCGGTTACCTGATTTACTGGATGGTGCCGGGTATCCCGCTGGTGGCCGCCTTTGCGCTGGCGGCAGTATTGTCGCCGACCGATGCCGTGGCGTTGTCCGGTATCGTGGGGAAAGGGCGTATCCCCAAATCAATTATGGGCGTGCTGGAGGGGGAGGCATTGATGAACGATGCTTCCGGCCTGGTGGCGCTGAAGTTTGCGATTGCTGTTGCCATGGGCACCATGGTGTTTTCGGTTTCCGGTGCGACGCTGGAATTCCTGAAAGTCGCTATTGGGGGGCTGTTGGCCGGTGTGGCCGTGACTTGGCTGTACAGTAAGTCACTGCGCCTGATGAGCCGCTGGAGTGGCGATGACCCGGCCACACAAATCGTGTTGCTGCTGCTGTTGCCGTTCGCCTCTTACTTGATTGCCGAACATATTGGTGTGTCCGGCATTTTGGCCGCCGTGGCTGCGGGTATGACTATCAGTCAGTCGGGTGTGATTCGTAATGCCCCACTAACAATGCGGTTACGCGCCGATAGCGTGTGGTCGATGTTGGAATTCGTGTTCAACGGCATGGTGTTTATCCTGTTGGGCCTGCAATTGCCGGGGATTCTCGAAACCTCGATTGTGCAGGCTGAATTAGACCCGACTATCCAAACTTGGAATCTATTCGCCGATGTTGCCATTATCTATGGTGCATTGCTGGTACTGCGTTTTGGCTGGTTATGGTCGATGAAGAGAATCAGTAAGCGCTTGTTGGCTAAGCGGCCATTAGAATTCAGTAACTACACCACCCGTGAGCTGTGGGTGGCGTCATTTGCTGGGGTTCGAGGGGCGATTACACTGGCCGGTGTGCTGTCCATTCCGTTATTTCTCAGTGATGGCTCGGCCTTCCCATCCCGTTACCAATTGGTGTTTATCGCCACCGGCGTGATTTTACTGTCGGTCATTGTCGGGGTTATTGCATTGCCACCTTTATTGCGTGGTGTGACGATGGCCGATAAGAGTGTCAGCCGCGAAGAGGTTCGCTTGGCGCGCGCGGCGGCGGCAGAGGTGGCGATTGTCAGTTTGAATAAGATGGAAGAGCGGCTGGCGGCCAGCAGTGAAGAGAATATCGACCCGGAATTGCTCAAAGAGGTGAGTTCGCGCGTCATCGGCACGCTACGACGGCGTACTGGCAGTAAAGATGAAATCGAAAATACGCTACTTATCGAAAATCTGGAGCGGCGCTTTCGCTTAACGGCCCTGCGGGCGGAGCGCGGCGAGCTGTATCATTTGCGTGCTACACAGAAAATCAGCAACGAAACCCTGCAAAAACTGCTGCATGATTTGGATTTGCTCGAAGCGTTATTGATTGAAAAAGAAAGTTAA
- a CDS encoding amino acid ABC transporter substrate-binding protein, which produces MKKIMISTLVAAASLVALAGQAQAGTTLDAVKKKGFVQCGISDGLPGFSYADASGKFSGLDVDICRAVAAAIFGDAEKVKYTPLTAKERFTALQSGEVDILSRNTTWTSSRDAGMGMLFTGVNYYDGIGFLTHNKAGLKSAKELDGATVCIQAGTDTELNVADYFKANKMQYTPVTFDRSDESAKALDSGRCDTLASDQSQLYALRIKLGKPDEFIVLPEVISKEPLGPVVRRGDEDWFALVRWTLFAMLNAEEMGVTSKNVEELAAKPTTPDMAHLLGQEGNYGKDLKVPNDWVVKIVKQVGNYGESFDRNVGMGSELKIKRGQNALWNNGGLQYAPPVR; this is translated from the coding sequence ATGAAAAAAATAATGATTTCAACGCTGGTTGCTGCTGCCTCGTTAGTGGCATTAGCGGGTCAAGCTCAGGCGGGCACTACTTTGGATGCGGTGAAGAAAAAAGGTTTTGTGCAATGCGGGATCAGTGATGGCTTGCCCGGCTTCTCTTATGCCGATGCCAGCGGTAAATTTTCCGGGCTTGATGTAGACATTTGCCGTGCTGTTGCCGCCGCCATCTTTGGTGATGCGGAAAAAGTCAAATACACCCCACTGACCGCCAAAGAGCGTTTCACTGCCCTGCAATCTGGCGAAGTCGATATTTTGTCGCGTAACACCACCTGGACGTCATCCCGCGATGCAGGCATGGGCATGCTATTTACTGGGGTGAATTATTATGACGGCATCGGCTTTCTGACCCACAATAAAGCCGGGCTGAAAAGCGCCAAAGAGCTAGATGGTGCCACCGTATGTATTCAGGCCGGCACCGACACTGAGCTTAATGTTGCCGACTACTTTAAAGCCAATAAAATGCAATACACCCCGGTCACTTTCGACCGCTCTGATGAAAGTGCCAAAGCACTGGATTCCGGGCGCTGCGATACCCTGGCCTCCGACCAATCTCAACTGTACGCTCTGCGCATCAAGTTAGGTAAACCAGACGAATTTATCGTGCTGCCCGAAGTCATTTCCAAAGAACCGCTGGGGCCGGTGGTACGCCGTGGCGATGAAGATTGGTTCGCGCTAGTGCGCTGGACATTGTTTGCCATGCTAAACGCCGAGGAAATGGGCGTAACCTCAAAAAATGTCGAGGAACTGGCGGCTAAACCGACCACTCCTGATATGGCGCATTTGTTAGGTCAGGAAGGCAATTATGGCAAAGATCTAAAAGTTCCTAATGATTGGGTAGTTAAAATCGTCAAACAAGTGGGTAACTACGGCGAAAGCTTTGACCGTAATGTGGGGATGGGCAGTGAACTGAAAATCAAACGCGGCCAAAATGCGCTGTGGAACAATGGCGGCCTTCAGTACGCACCTCCGGTTCGTTGA
- a CDS encoding amino acid ABC transporter permease, whose protein sequence is MTLTREPPSTVRPGKPLSRMVFWARKNLFSSWTNSLLTLLCLWLMWQLIPPLLNWAIFNANWLGTTRADCTREGACWVFIHARFGQFMYGLYPIDQRWRINTSLIIGLLTLIPLFWHGMPRRGRYLAVWAVTYPLLVWVMLYGGLFGLTVVETRQWGGLTLTLIIAAVGIAGALPLGILLALARRSSMPIVRILSVIFIEFWRGVPLITVLFMSSVMLPLFMTEGTSIDKLIRALVGVVLFQSAYVAEVVRGGLQALPKGQTEAAESLGLGYWKTQGLVILPQALKMVIPGLVNTIIALFKDTSLVIIIGLFDLFSSVQQATVDPAWLGMSTEGYVFAAAVYWIFCFSMSRYSQHLEKRFHTGRSTH, encoded by the coding sequence ATGACATTAACCCGCGAGCCGCCCAGCACTGTACGGCCAGGTAAGCCGTTGAGTCGGATGGTGTTTTGGGCCAGAAAAAATCTGTTTTCCAGTTGGACTAATAGCTTACTGACCCTATTGTGCTTATGGCTAATGTGGCAGTTAATTCCGCCATTACTGAACTGGGCAATTTTTAACGCCAATTGGCTAGGTACAACACGCGCTGATTGCACCCGTGAAGGTGCCTGCTGGGTCTTTATTCATGCGCGCTTTGGCCAGTTTATGTATGGCCTGTATCCCATAGATCAGCGCTGGCGGATCAATACTTCATTAATCATTGGGTTACTCACACTAATCCCCTTATTTTGGCATGGAATGCCGCGCCGTGGCCGGTATCTGGCGGTTTGGGCAGTGACATATCCACTATTGGTGTGGGTGATGCTATACGGCGGTTTATTCGGATTGACCGTGGTTGAAACCCGCCAATGGGGTGGCCTGACTCTCACCCTGATTATCGCCGCCGTAGGGATTGCCGGTGCATTACCGCTCGGCATTTTGCTGGCACTGGCCCGCCGCTCCAGCATGCCCATAGTGCGTATTTTGTCCGTGATTTTTATCGAGTTTTGGCGCGGAGTACCATTAATTACCGTGCTATTTATGTCTTCGGTGATGCTACCGCTGTTTATGACCGAGGGCACCAGTATTGATAAGCTGATTCGTGCATTGGTGGGGGTGGTGTTATTCCAGTCAGCTTATGTCGCAGAGGTGGTGCGCGGTGGCTTACAAGCTTTACCCAAAGGCCAAACTGAAGCCGCGGAGTCACTCGGCCTAGGCTATTGGAAAACACAAGGGCTGGTTATCTTGCCACAGGCCCTGAAAATGGTCATCCCGGGGCTGGTAAACACCATTATCGCGCTGTTTAAAGACACCAGTTTGGTCATCATCATTGGTCTGTTTGACTTGTTCAGCAGTGTGCAGCAAGCCACTGTCGACCCCGCCTGGCTGGGGATGTCGACCGAGGGCTATGTTTTTGCCGCCGCAGTTTATTGGATTTTCTGTTTCAGCATGTCGCGCTATAGCCAGCATCTGGAGAAGCGCTTTCACACCGGACGTTCTACACATTGA
- a CDS encoding LysR family transcriptional regulator — MDIRTLRYFVEVVRQQSFTRAAEKLFVTQPTISKMLRNLENELECSLLTREGRRLHLTDSGQAVYQRGLAILDQFQQLEAELEDIGSLKKGKLRLGIPPMVGTQMAVLISEFRRSYPGIELQIAEFGGLTVQQAVLSGELDLALTALPADGDLPLTSLPLFSHPLCVVVPRSAFWLNRTTMSIPELADLPILIYNEDFALYRQLMAAFAAGGFTPQIAVRSGQWDFLAAMVQANIGIAILPEPICQRLDKNALLWLPLEPLMPWQLGLIWRQGSYLSHSAQAWISRCREFWPNGSLVEIKPATEQ; from the coding sequence ATGGATATTAGGACGCTACGTTATTTCGTCGAAGTAGTACGCCAGCAAAGTTTCACTCGGGCGGCGGAAAAATTGTTTGTGACTCAGCCCACCATTAGCAAAATGCTGCGCAATCTGGAAAATGAATTGGAGTGCAGCCTGCTAACTCGTGAGGGCCGCCGCTTGCATTTGACCGACAGCGGGCAGGCGGTTTATCAGCGCGGGCTGGCTATCCTCGACCAATTTCAGCAGTTGGAAGCTGAATTAGAAGATATTGGCTCCTTGAAAAAGGGCAAATTGCGGCTGGGTATTCCGCCCATGGTTGGCACCCAGATGGCGGTGCTGATTAGCGAATTTCGCCGAAGTTACCCCGGTATAGAACTGCAAATTGCCGAATTTGGCGGCCTAACTGTACAACAGGCGGTATTATCCGGCGAATTGGATTTAGCCCTGACCGCCCTCCCCGCCGATGGCGATTTGCCCTTGACATCATTGCCACTGTTCAGCCATCCGCTTTGTGTGGTGGTGCCGCGTAGCGCATTTTGGCTTAACCGCACGACCATGAGTATTCCTGAGCTGGCTGACCTGCCCATCCTGATTTACAACGAGGATTTTGCGCTCTACCGCCAACTAATGGCTGCTTTCGCCGCAGGTGGTTTTACCCCGCAAATCGCGGTACGCAGCGGCCAATGGGATTTTCTCGCCGCGATGGTGCAAGCCAATATTGGTATTGCGATTTTGCCGGAACCTATCTGCCAGCGGCTGGATAAAAATGCGCTGTTATGGCTGCCATTAGAACCATTGATGCCATGGCAGTTAGGATTGATATGGCGTCAGGGAAGTTATCTTTCTCACAGCGCTCAGGCCTGGATTAGCCGCTGCCGTGAATTCTGGCCAAATGGGTCTTTAGTGGAGATAAAACCGGCTACTGAGCAGTAG